A stretch of DNA from Gemmatimonadales bacterium:
GTGGGGCGGCGGGTCGTGGTACAGGCAGAACACCGGTACTTTGTCGGCACCGCGTTCGGCGCGGTGGACGTGGGGACCGTTGGGTTCGTGGACCTGGGGCGCGGGTGGGCCGGCGACGCCGCATTCGGGGAGAACACGGGCCTCATCGGCTCGGTGGGCGGCGGGCTCCGGATGGCGTTCCCGAGCGGCTCGCGCCTCACGTACCGGCTCGACCTCGCCATGCCGCTCACGCGAGGGTCCGGTCCGGAGCTGAGGTTCGGGTTCCAGCACCAGTTCGGCATCCTGAGGGGCGAGCCGGACGACCTCACCCGGAGCCGGGAGCAGATCTCGTCGGTCAACGTCTTCAACTTCCCACGCTACTAGCGGAGGAGGGTCCGTGAGCGTCGCGCAGCGGATGAAGGAGATCCGGGAAGGGTTCCAGCCCGCGTTCTGGGTGGCCAACTTCACCGAGCTCTTCGAGCGGCTGGCGTACTACGGACCGCAGGCGGTGCTCGCGGTCTACCTCACCGAGCACCTTCTGTTCACGCCGGAGCAGGCCGGCCAGCTGATCGGGTTCTACGGCTTCGTGGTGTGGCTGCTGCCGGTGCTGGGCGGGACCCTCGCCGACCGCTTCGGCTTCCGCCGCACCCTCGCCGCGGCCTACCTCATACTCACGCTCGGCTACTTCCTACTGGGCTCGCTCTCCGCCGATTTCATGGCGCCGCTGCGCGAAGCCCTCCCGCTCTACTGGCTGGTGCTGGCCGTGATGATGGTGCCCGCACTCGGCCCGGCGGTGGTGAAGCCCGTGGTCGCCGGCTCGACCGCGCGCGCCTCCACCGAGAAGGTGCGCTCCCTCGGCTACTCCATCTACTACACGGTGGTGAACATCGGTGGCACCCTGGGGCCGCTGATGGCGTACCAGGTGCGCACCACTCTCGGCATCGAGAACGTCTTCCGGGTGAGCGCGCTCTTCACCTTCGCGATGTTCCTGGTCACGCTGGGGTTCTACCAGGAGCCGGGACGCGCCGATGACCAGAAGGTCGCGAGCATCGGTCAGTCGCTGAAGAACCTGCTGGTGGTGCTGGCCAACGTCAGGTTCATGACGTTCCTGGTGATCTTCTCGGGGTTCTACGTCGTCTTCTGGCAGCAGTACATCGCGCTGCCGCTGTTCCTGCGCGGCTACGTGGATCCCAACGCCAAGGTCGATCTGCTCCTGACCGTGGACCCGGCGACGGTGATCGCGTTCACCTTCATCGTGAACTACCTGACGCGGAAGGTCCCGGCATTCGTCGCCATGACGGTCGGCATCCTGATCTCGGCGTTGAGTTGGTTGTTCCTCACCGCGGGCGGGAGCACGCCGCTGGTGGTGGCGGCGCTCTTCGTGCTGGCCATGGGCGAGATCACCCTGTCGCCGCGGTTCTACGAATACTGCTCGCGCCTCGCGCCGCCCGGGCAGCAGGGGCTCTTCATGGGCTTCGCCTTCCTGCCGGTGGCGATCGGGTACTTCATCGCCGGGCCGCTGGGCGGGTGGCTGGTGCGGCACTACGGTGAGGAGTTGCACACCCCGAACC
This window harbors:
- a CDS encoding MFS transporter, whose protein sequence is MSVAQRMKEIREGFQPAFWVANFTELFERLAYYGPQAVLAVYLTEHLLFTPEQAGQLIGFYGFVVWLLPVLGGTLADRFGFRRTLAAAYLILTLGYFLLGSLSADFMAPLREALPLYWLVLAVMMVPALGPAVVKPVVAGSTARASTEKVRSLGYSIYYTVVNIGGTLGPLMAYQVRTTLGIENVFRVSALFTFAMFLVTLGFYQEPGRADDQKVASIGQSLKNLLVVLANVRFMTFLVIFSGFYVVFWQQYIALPLFLRGYVDPNAKVDLLLTVDPATVIAFTFIVNYLTRKVPAFVAMTVGILISALSWLFLTAGGSTPLVVAALFVLAMGEITLSPRFYEYCSRLAPPGQQGLFMGFAFLPVAIGYFIAGPLGGWLVRHYGEELHTPN